Proteins co-encoded in one Kutzneria chonburiensis genomic window:
- a CDS encoding CsbD family protein, translating into MSTEGKFEGKADEVKGKVKEGVGDATGNEQWQAEGRADQVKGGLKQAGEKVKDAAEKVKDAVKGK; encoded by the coding sequence ATGAGCACCGAAGGCAAGTTCGAAGGCAAGGCCGACGAGGTCAAGGGCAAGGTCAAGGAGGGCGTCGGCGACGCCACCGGCAACGAGCAGTGGCAGGCCGAAGGCCGCGCGGACCAGGTCAAGGGCGGCTTGAAGCAGGCCGGCGAGAAGGTCAAGGACGCCGCCGAGAAGGTGAAGGACGCGGTAAAGGGCAAGTGA
- a CDS encoding HAMP domain-containing protein: MVVEGKAVQNERLQQLLQGLKAVRDGDFSTRLPRVDDVLMDEMSAVFNGMVDQLALFTSEVTRVAREVGTDGKLGGQAIVPGVSGTWKDLTDSVNAMAGNLTGQVRDIAEVATAVAKGDLTQKITVDVKGEMLALKNTINTMVDQLSSFADEVTRVAREVGSEGRLGGQATVPGVAGTWRDLTTSVNFMAGNLTDQVRNVAQVTTAVAKGDLTQKITVDARGEILELKNTINTMVDQLSAFADEVTRVAREVGTDGILGGQAQVPGVGGTWRALTTSVNFMAGNLTSQVRSIAQVTTAVAKGDLTQKITVDVKGEMLALKNTVNTMVDQLSSFADEVTRVAREVGTDGKLGGQADVKGVSGTWKDLTDSVNVMAGNLTDQVRSIAQVTTAVARGDLTQKIRVDARGEILELKETINTMVDQLSAFADEVTRVARDVGTQGDLGGQAIVRGVSGTWKDLTDNVNVMASNLTGQVRSIAQVATAVAQGDLTKRIRVEAKGEIAGLADTINTMVDTLSAFGDEVTRVAREVGTEGMLGGQARVPGVSGTWKDLTDSVNVMADNLTSQVRSIAQVTTAVARGDMSKKIDVDARGEILELKTTINTMVDTLSSFAVESTRVAREVGREGRLGVQAEVEGVSGTWKRLTENVNELALNLTRQVRSIAEVTSAVATGDLTRSITGEAQGELAELKDNINSMVQSLRETTRANQDQDWLNTNLARFSGLMQGHRELRMVAELIMNELTPLVDAQLGTFFLAEPGEEGVTLRLVAGYGTVRLGDEQHDELPTEFRLGQSLVGQVASTKKAIVVDQTPTDYVRIASSLGSSNRASLIVLPIVFEDQALGVIELASFSRFTPVQRDFLEQLMETIGVNVNTIIANARTDSLLAESQRLTQELRARSEQLQEQQGELRRSNAELARQNRDIEVKNFEIEQARQELEERAQQLALTSKYKSEFLANMSHELRTPLNSLLILARLLAQNPSRNLTPKQVEFANVIHSAGTDLLQLIDDILDLSKVEAGKMDIHPERFPLPQLLEYVRATFQPLTVEKGLGFGVQVAPDVPEHIYTDEPRLRQVLRNLLSNAVKFTETGRVNLAVRLAGDTVEFAVSDTGIGIAPDNLETIFGAFQQADGTTSRRYGGTGLGLSISREVAYLLGGEIKAESELGVGSTFTLHLPVEPDFAEPAPALEPAAPDARRRVLVLESGGDELSTLARQVAVTLGDPHVTVAATPDEAVSALLAAPHQAVVVDLNLPEAMSLTFLKRLANHPDLVALPVFAYLSRPLTPAQDRLLQSHVRNRAVELVGSVDALRERLVRQLSTEEHAHDGLRGRKVLVIDDDVRNVFAIVGMLETYGMTVLHAPNGRKGIEVLLANADIDLILMDVMMPEMDGYATTAAVRAMSQFADLPIIAVTAKAMQGDREKSLASGANGYVTKPVDADQLLDTMQTVLGEAGEN; the protein is encoded by the coding sequence ATGGTGGTGGAGGGCAAGGCCGTGCAGAACGAGCGGCTCCAGCAGCTGCTCCAGGGCCTCAAGGCGGTGCGTGACGGCGATTTCAGCACGCGGCTGCCGCGGGTCGACGACGTGCTGATGGACGAGATGTCCGCCGTCTTCAACGGCATGGTCGACCAGCTCGCGCTGTTCACGTCCGAGGTGACCCGGGTGGCCCGCGAGGTGGGCACCGACGGCAAGCTGGGCGGCCAGGCCATCGTCCCGGGCGTGTCGGGCACCTGGAAGGACCTGACCGACTCGGTGAACGCGATGGCCGGCAACCTGACCGGCCAGGTCCGCGACATCGCCGAGGTGGCCACCGCGGTGGCCAAGGGCGACCTGACCCAGAAGATCACCGTTGACGTCAAGGGCGAGATGCTGGCCCTGAAGAACACCATCAACACCATGGTCGACCAGCTGTCCTCGTTCGCCGACGAGGTGACCCGGGTGGCCCGCGAGGTCGGCTCCGAGGGCCGGCTGGGCGGTCAGGCGACGGTGCCCGGCGTGGCCGGCACCTGGCGCGACCTCACCACCTCGGTGAACTTCATGGCCGGCAACCTGACCGACCAGGTCCGCAACGTCGCCCAGGTGACCACCGCGGTGGCCAAGGGCGACCTGACGCAGAAGATCACCGTCGACGCCCGCGGCGAGATCCTGGAGTTGAAGAACACCATCAACACGATGGTCGACCAGCTGTCGGCCTTCGCCGACGAGGTCACGCGCGTGGCCCGCGAGGTCGGCACCGACGGCATCCTCGGCGGCCAGGCCCAGGTGCCCGGCGTCGGCGGCACCTGGCGGGCGCTGACCACGTCGGTGAACTTCATGGCCGGCAACCTGACCTCCCAGGTGCGGTCGATCGCCCAGGTCACCACGGCCGTCGCCAAGGGCGACCTGACGCAGAAGATCACCGTGGACGTCAAGGGCGAGATGCTGGCCCTGAAGAACACCGTGAACACGATGGTCGACCAGCTGTCCTCCTTCGCCGACGAGGTCACGCGCGTGGCCCGCGAGGTCGGCACCGACGGCAAGCTGGGCGGCCAGGCCGACGTGAAGGGCGTGTCCGGCACCTGGAAGGACCTCACCGACTCGGTGAACGTCATGGCCGGCAACCTCACCGACCAGGTGCGCTCCATCGCCCAGGTGACCACGGCGGTGGCCCGCGGCGACCTGACGCAGAAGATCCGGGTCGACGCCCGCGGCGAGATCCTGGAGCTCAAGGAGACCATCAACACGATGGTCGACCAGCTGTCGGCCTTCGCCGACGAGGTCACGCGGGTGGCCCGCGACGTCGGCACGCAGGGCGACCTCGGCGGCCAGGCCATCGTGCGTGGCGTGTCGGGCACCTGGAAGGACCTGACCGACAACGTCAACGTGATGGCGTCCAACCTGACCGGCCAGGTGCGGTCCATCGCCCAGGTGGCCACCGCGGTCGCCCAGGGCGACCTGACCAAGCGGATCCGCGTCGAGGCCAAGGGCGAGATCGCCGGCCTGGCCGACACCATCAACACCATGGTCGACACGCTGTCGGCCTTCGGTGACGAGGTCACGCGGGTGGCCCGCGAGGTCGGCACCGAGGGCATGCTCGGCGGCCAGGCCCGGGTGCCCGGCGTGTCCGGCACGTGGAAGGACCTCACCGACTCGGTGAACGTGATGGCCGACAACCTGACCTCGCAGGTGCGGTCGATCGCCCAGGTGACCACGGCGGTGGCCCGCGGCGACATGTCCAAGAAGATCGACGTGGACGCGCGCGGCGAGATCCTGGAGCTGAAGACGACCATCAACACGATGGTCGACACGCTGTCCTCGTTCGCGGTCGAGTCGACCAGGGTGGCCCGGGAGGTCGGCCGCGAGGGCCGGCTGGGCGTGCAGGCCGAGGTCGAGGGCGTGTCGGGCACGTGGAAGCGGCTCACCGAGAACGTCAACGAGCTGGCGCTGAACCTGACCCGGCAGGTGCGGTCCATCGCCGAGGTGACCAGCGCCGTGGCCACCGGCGACCTGACCCGCTCCATCACGGGCGAGGCGCAGGGCGAGCTGGCCGAGCTCAAGGACAACATCAACTCGATGGTGCAGTCGCTGCGCGAGACCACGCGGGCCAACCAGGACCAGGACTGGCTCAACACCAACCTGGCCCGGTTCTCCGGTCTCATGCAGGGCCACCGCGAGCTGCGGATGGTGGCCGAGCTGATCATGAACGAGCTGACGCCGCTGGTCGACGCCCAGCTCGGCACGTTCTTCCTGGCCGAGCCGGGCGAGGAGGGCGTGACGCTGCGGCTGGTCGCCGGCTACGGCACGGTGCGGCTGGGCGACGAGCAGCACGACGAGCTGCCGACCGAGTTCCGGCTGGGCCAGTCGCTGGTCGGACAGGTGGCCAGCACCAAGAAGGCCATCGTGGTCGACCAGACGCCGACCGACTACGTGCGCATCGCCTCCAGCCTGGGCTCGTCCAACCGGGCCAGCCTGATCGTGCTGCCCATCGTGTTCGAGGACCAGGCCCTCGGCGTGATCGAGCTGGCCTCCTTCAGCCGGTTCACGCCGGTCCAGCGGGACTTCCTCGAGCAGCTGATGGAGACCATCGGCGTCAACGTGAACACGATCATCGCCAACGCCCGCACCGACTCGCTGCTGGCCGAGTCCCAGCGGCTGACCCAGGAGCTGCGGGCCCGTTCCGAGCAGCTCCAGGAGCAGCAGGGCGAGCTGCGCCGCTCCAACGCCGAGCTGGCCCGGCAGAACCGGGACATCGAGGTCAAGAACTTCGAGATCGAGCAGGCCCGCCAGGAGCTGGAGGAACGGGCCCAGCAGCTGGCCCTGACCTCCAAGTACAAGTCCGAGTTCCTGGCCAACATGTCGCACGAGCTGCGCACGCCGCTCAACAGCCTGCTCATCCTGGCCCGGCTGCTGGCCCAGAACCCCAGCCGCAACCTGACGCCCAAGCAGGTCGAGTTCGCCAACGTGATCCACTCCGCCGGCACCGACCTGCTCCAGCTGATCGACGACATCCTCGACCTGTCCAAGGTCGAGGCGGGCAAGATGGACATCCACCCGGAGCGCTTCCCGCTGCCGCAGCTGCTGGAGTACGTGCGGGCCACGTTCCAGCCGCTGACCGTGGAGAAGGGCCTCGGCTTCGGCGTGCAGGTGGCGCCGGACGTGCCCGAGCACATCTACACCGACGAGCCCCGGCTGCGGCAGGTGCTGCGCAACCTGCTGTCCAACGCGGTCAAGTTCACCGAGACCGGCCGGGTCAACCTGGCAGTGCGGCTGGCCGGCGACACCGTCGAGTTCGCCGTCTCGGACACCGGCATCGGCATCGCCCCGGACAACCTGGAGACCATCTTCGGCGCGTTCCAGCAGGCCGACGGCACCACCAGCCGCCGGTACGGCGGCACCGGCCTCGGCCTGTCGATCAGCCGCGAGGTGGCCTACCTGCTCGGCGGCGAGATCAAGGCCGAGAGCGAGCTCGGCGTCGGCAGCACGTTCACCCTGCACCTGCCGGTCGAGCCGGACTTCGCCGAGCCCGCGCCGGCCCTGGAGCCGGCCGCGCCGGACGCCCGCCGCCGGGTGCTGGTGCTGGAGTCCGGCGGCGACGAGCTGTCCACGCTGGCCCGGCAGGTCGCCGTCACCCTCGGGGATCCGCACGTCACGGTGGCCGCCACCCCGGACGAGGCCGTGTCGGCGCTGCTGGCCGCCCCGCACCAGGCCGTTGTCGTCGACCTCAACCTGCCCGAGGCCATGTCGCTGACGTTCCTCAAGCGGCTGGCCAACCACCCCGACCTGGTCGCGCTGCCGGTGTTCGCCTACCTGTCGCGGCCGCTCACGCCGGCCCAGGACCGGCTGCTCCAGTCGCACGTGCGCAACCGGGCCGTGGAGCTGGTCGGCAGCGTCGACGCGCTGCGCGAGCGGCTGGTGCGGCAGCTGTCCACCGAGGAGCACGCGCACGACGGCCTGCGCGGGCGCAAGGTGCTGGTCATCGACGACGACGTGCGCAACGTGTTCGCCATCGTCGGCATGCTGGAGACGTACGGCATGACCGTGCTGCACGCCCCCAACGGCCGCAAGGGCATCGAGGTGCTGCTGGCCAACGCCGACATCGACCTCATCCTGATGGACGTGATGATGCCGGAGATGGACGGCTACGCCACCACCGCCGCGGTGCGGGCCATGTCCCAGTTCGCCGACCTGCCGATCATCGCCGTCACGGCCAAGGCCATGCAGGGCGACCGGGAGAAGAGCCTTGCCTCCGGGGCCAACGGCTACGTGACCAAGCCGGTGGACGCCGATCAGCTGCTCGACACGATGCAGACGGTGCTGGGCGAGGCCGGCGAGAACTGA
- the crcB gene encoding fluoride efflux transporter CrcB, whose product MSVDPDVDVHIPAQRRELARTHGGVLVVIALGGGLGALARYGISQWLPTTPDHFPLGTFLINVVGCFLIGVLMVRWGQRPLLRPFLGVGILGGFTTFSTYAVETRAMLTPGQVPLAMAYLFGTLAAAMLAVLGGVVLMRALTRKPVAV is encoded by the coding sequence GTGTCCGTCGACCCCGATGTCGACGTCCATATCCCGGCGCAACGGCGTGAGCTGGCCCGTACCCACGGCGGGGTGCTGGTGGTGATCGCGCTCGGCGGCGGGTTGGGGGCGTTGGCCCGCTACGGCATCTCGCAGTGGCTGCCGACCACGCCGGATCACTTTCCCTTGGGCACGTTCCTCATCAACGTGGTGGGCTGTTTCCTGATCGGCGTGCTGATGGTCCGATGGGGACAGCGGCCGCTGCTGCGACCGTTCCTCGGCGTGGGCATTCTGGGCGGTTTCACCACTTTTTCCACCTATGCCGTGGAAACGCGGGCCATGCTCACCCCGGGGCAGGTGCCGCTGGCGATGGCGTACCTGTTCGGCACGCTGGCCGCGGCCATGCTCGCGGTGCTGGGCGGCGTGGTGTTGATGCGGGCGCTGACCCGGAAGCCGGTGGCGGTGTGA
- a CDS encoding phosphotransferase family protein, which produces MDLLQAGLVLRPLWPDVSVTAVVPRTGGQLSPVFELRAADRVVIVKAYDEKWRWKQSKEAHVYRLLASHGVAPVPTVLRVEPDPSVIGRAFTVMTHLPGTPLSETPVDDPADVYRQLGRLLAAIHTIPQPAFGYVTTHVLDPVPDNTTYMGRQFARKLREFLELQGDPRLHDLVQSYVAAHSDLFSRCVAPVLCHNDIHEGNLLVQDGKITGLVDVENTLAGDPWLDVAKADYYSRRAQLPALLDGYGALPDDRLRLYTVYHALELWDWFASTGQPQYLDSIAADMSALVSGP; this is translated from the coding sequence GTGGATCTGCTCCAGGCTGGTCTCGTGCTGCGCCCGCTGTGGCCCGATGTCTCGGTCACCGCCGTCGTCCCGCGCACCGGCGGCCAGCTCAGTCCGGTCTTCGAGCTCCGCGCCGCCGACCGCGTCGTGATCGTCAAGGCCTATGACGAGAAGTGGCGTTGGAAGCAGTCCAAGGAAGCCCACGTCTATCGCCTGTTGGCGTCCCACGGCGTCGCCCCCGTGCCCACTGTCCTTCGCGTCGAGCCCGACCCTTCCGTCATCGGCCGCGCTTTCACCGTCATGACCCATCTGCCCGGCACTCCGCTGTCCGAGACCCCGGTCGACGACCCCGCCGACGTCTACCGCCAGCTGGGCCGTTTGCTCGCCGCCATCCACACCATCCCCCAGCCCGCTTTCGGTTACGTCACCACCCATGTGCTCGACCCCGTGCCCGACAACACCACCTACATGGGCCGCCAGTTCGCCCGCAAGCTCCGCGAGTTCCTAGAGCTACAGGGCGATCCCCGCCTGCACGACCTCGTCCAGTCCTATGTCGCCGCCCACTCCGACCTCTTCTCCCGCTGCGTCGCCCCCGTCCTCTGCCACAACGACATCCACGAGGGCAACCTCCTCGTCCAGGACGGCAAGATCACCGGCCTCGTCGACGTCGAGAACACCTTGGCCGGCGACCCGTGGCTGGACGTGGCCAAGGCCGACTACTACAGCCGCCGCGCCCAGCTCCCGGCCCTCCTCGACGGCTACGGCGCTCTCCCCGACGACCGCCTGCGCCTGTACACCGTCTACCACGCCCTCGAGCTGTGGGACTGGTTCGCTTCGACCGGTCAACCCCAGTACCTCGACAGCATCGCCGCCGACATGTCCGCTCTTGTATCGGGCCCTTGA
- a CDS encoding STAS domain-containing protein, with the protein MIEEDVKTLPLSGELDVGTQAATSARIAEALDESPRFLVLDLRDVDFLGSAGLSVLIETQRAAQARGVEVCLVATRRATLLPLELTGLLTMFPVFATPEDAARSARAQREQAGVVPSVGSNMRQ; encoded by the coding sequence ATGATCGAAGAAGACGTGAAGACGCTGCCCCTGTCCGGTGAGCTCGACGTCGGAACCCAGGCGGCGACCTCGGCGCGCATCGCCGAGGCGCTCGACGAGTCGCCCCGGTTTCTGGTGCTCGACCTGCGGGACGTCGACTTCCTCGGCTCGGCCGGACTGTCGGTCCTGATCGAGACGCAGCGCGCGGCGCAGGCCCGGGGCGTCGAGGTGTGCCTGGTGGCGACCCGCCGGGCGACGCTGCTGCCGCTGGAGCTGACCGGCCTGCTGACGATGTTCCCGGTGTTCGCGACCCCGGAGGACGCGGCCCGCTCAGCGCGCGCGCAGCGCGAGCAGGCAGGTGTCGTCCCGAGCGTTGGCTCCAACATGCGCCAATAG
- a CDS encoding STAS domain-containing protein, translating to MPENSGSFAAATELVGGVAVVRLAGELDMQTVPAATLELDNAIEGAPAGLVVDLTGLTFLASAGLAMLAAVSAKAGQASVTLRLAADNRVVLRPLQITGLDAGFDIRESVESALGDLG from the coding sequence GTGCCCGAGAACTCCGGCTCCTTCGCCGCCGCCACCGAGCTGGTCGGCGGTGTCGCCGTCGTCCGCCTGGCCGGTGAGCTCGACATGCAGACCGTGCCGGCGGCGACCCTCGAGCTGGACAACGCCATCGAGGGCGCGCCGGCCGGCCTGGTGGTCGACCTGACCGGGCTGACCTTCCTGGCCTCGGCCGGCCTGGCCATGCTGGCCGCCGTGAGCGCGAAGGCCGGTCAGGCGTCGGTGACGCTGCGGTTGGCCGCCGACAACCGCGTGGTGCTGCGCCCGCTCCAGATCACCGGCCTCGACGCGGGCTTCGACATCCGGGAGTCCGTCGAGTCGGCGCTGGGCGATCTCGGCTAG
- a CDS encoding plasmid stabilization protein, with protein MPQAWSNKRERQYQHIKDSQKERGASTKRAEEIAARTVNKNRAQEGESRTASRSSIKDVSPQHRGGKRSHSGSQGPTRDQLYNEAKQRNIKGRSKMTKKQLANALGR; from the coding sequence ATGCCCCAGGCGTGGAGCAACAAGCGTGAGCGGCAGTACCAGCACATCAAGGACTCGCAGAAGGAGCGCGGCGCCAGCACGAAACGGGCCGAGGAGATCGCGGCCCGCACCGTGAACAAGAACCGGGCCCAGGAAGGCGAGTCCCGCACCGCGAGCCGGTCGTCCATCAAGGACGTGTCGCCGCAGCACCGCGGCGGCAAGCGCTCGCACTCCGGCTCGCAGGGCCCGACCAGGGACCAGCTCTACAACGAGGCGAAGCAGCGCAACATCAAGGGCCGCTCGAAGATGACGAAGAAGCAGCTGGCCAACGCGCTCGGCCGCTAG
- a CDS encoding GAF domain-containing SpoIIE family protein phosphatase: MSDLERLARLVAHQREQLAQLRARAAADAVLEQAKGRLVERVGGSLAHATQHLHTLAESVGLTPLEMAAELMETAPPPAGGDIPVLGLRLAEARVSTARDGDALADAVYTEALLPTGAVALAIWRVEPDGTLGLVGQRGLGVSEASRWRHLPPQFAANVRTAVAEQRQLWLRAGVSDPALAPAAERWPGGARAVLPIRNSRAVLGALEICWPVPRREFTAGQRTELVALADLCASALTDVDGEQSWLLGLLDSLVDAVLTARAERVGGKIVDFVVEHVGEGWPLLPADMVGERLLALFPFAAKADGLFERAVRVLETGVSEEFLDEERRVRVARLYDGVAISWRQRGDAELAENALRAGGLGGWEESLVTGRVTWTPRLTEVIGVGHPMPLRELAAELGPDGESTMGRLLHTVINGRRPATAVFKKPDRQLRLFAEPVLTAPDYPGAGDVVELRGAWQDVTSEYHTEFALEVTAEHADEQQKLAIQLQHAIIPPTTQLPQTAGLEIAVRYQPAATQHLVGGDWYDAVALPSGQLLLVIGDIAGHGIPVVTGMIAMRNALRGLAMTGAPPAQMLAWLNTSAAALPERVSGTVLCGLYDASTSTLVWARAGHLPPLLVRDGVASLLPLPAGPLLGAFSTPRYEESTLVLAPGDRLVLFTDGLVERPNLDIDECLDDLVATAAHTVEGIEQYADRLLAHVGANARDDTCLLALRAR; the protein is encoded by the coding sequence GTGTCCGACCTCGAACGGCTCGCCCGTCTGGTGGCCCATCAGCGGGAGCAGCTCGCACAGCTCCGGGCGCGCGCCGCCGCCGACGCCGTCCTCGAACAGGCGAAGGGGCGGCTGGTCGAGCGGGTCGGGGGCAGCCTGGCCCATGCCACCCAGCACCTGCACACGCTGGCCGAGAGCGTCGGACTGACGCCGCTGGAGATGGCCGCCGAGCTGATGGAGACGGCCCCGCCGCCGGCCGGCGGCGACATCCCCGTGCTGGGCCTGCGGCTGGCCGAGGCCCGCGTGTCGACCGCCCGTGACGGCGACGCGCTGGCCGATGCCGTGTACACCGAGGCGCTGCTGCCGACCGGCGCGGTGGCGCTGGCGATCTGGCGGGTCGAGCCGGACGGCACGTTGGGGCTGGTCGGCCAGCGTGGCCTGGGGGTGTCGGAGGCCAGCCGGTGGCGCCACCTGCCGCCCCAGTTCGCCGCCAACGTCCGTACCGCCGTCGCGGAGCAACGGCAGCTCTGGCTGCGGGCCGGCGTGTCGGATCCGGCGCTGGCGCCGGCAGCCGAGCGCTGGCCGGGCGGGGCTCGGGCCGTGCTGCCGATCCGCAACAGCCGGGCCGTGCTGGGCGCGCTGGAGATCTGCTGGCCGGTGCCGCGGCGGGAGTTCACCGCTGGTCAGCGCACCGAACTGGTCGCGCTGGCCGACCTGTGCGCCAGCGCCCTGACCGACGTGGACGGGGAGCAGTCCTGGCTGCTCGGGCTGCTGGACAGTCTCGTCGATGCCGTGCTCACGGCCCGGGCCGAGCGGGTCGGCGGCAAAATCGTCGACTTCGTCGTTGAGCACGTGGGCGAGGGCTGGCCGCTGCTGCCGGCGGACATGGTCGGCGAGCGGCTGCTGGCCCTGTTCCCGTTCGCGGCGAAGGCCGACGGGCTGTTCGAGCGGGCCGTACGGGTGCTGGAGACCGGGGTCAGCGAAGAGTTCCTTGACGAGGAGCGCCGGGTGCGGGTGGCCCGGCTGTACGACGGCGTGGCCATCAGCTGGCGGCAGCGTGGGGACGCCGAGCTGGCCGAGAACGCGCTGCGGGCCGGTGGGCTCGGTGGGTGGGAGGAAAGCCTGGTCACCGGGCGGGTGACGTGGACGCCGCGGCTGACCGAGGTGATCGGCGTCGGGCATCCGATGCCGCTGCGGGAGCTGGCCGCCGAGCTCGGCCCGGACGGCGAGTCGACCATGGGCCGGCTGCTGCACACCGTGATCAACGGCCGCCGGCCGGCCACTGCCGTGTTCAAGAAGCCCGACCGGCAGCTGCGGCTGTTCGCCGAGCCGGTGTTGACAGCGCCTGACTACCCGGGCGCCGGCGACGTCGTCGAGCTGCGCGGGGCGTGGCAGGACGTGACATCCGAGTACCACACGGAATTCGCGCTGGAGGTGACCGCGGAGCACGCCGACGAGCAGCAGAAACTGGCTATTCAGCTGCAACACGCGATCATTCCGCCGACCACGCAGCTGCCGCAGACCGCCGGGCTGGAGATTGCCGTGCGGTACCAGCCGGCCGCGACGCAGCACCTGGTCGGTGGCGACTGGTACGACGCCGTCGCGCTGCCGTCCGGGCAGTTGCTGCTCGTCATCGGCGATATCGCCGGGCACGGGATTCCCGTGGTCACGGGCATGATCGCGATGCGGAACGCGTTGCGTGGGCTGGCCATGACCGGGGCTCCGCCGGCGCAGATGCTGGCCTGGCTGAACACGAGCGCCGCGGCGCTGCCCGAGCGGGTCAGCGGGACCGTGCTGTGCGGGCTGTACGACGCCTCGACGTCAACGCTGGTCTGGGCGCGGGCAGGGCATCTGCCGCCGCTGTTGGTACGGGACGGCGTCGCGTCCTTGCTGCCTCTGCCGGCCGGTCCGCTGCTCGGGGCGTTCAGCACGCCCCGATACGAGGAGAGCACCCTGGTGCTTGCGCCGGGGGATCGGCTCGTGTTGTTCACCGACGGGCTCGTCGAGCGGCCCAACCTCGACATCGACGAGTGCCTCGACGACCTCGTGGCGACCGCGGCGCACACGGTCGAGGGGATTGAGCAGTACGCCGACCGGCTATTGGCGCATGTTGGAGCCAACGCTCGGGACGACACCTGCCTGCTCGCGCTGCGCGCGCGCTGA
- a CDS encoding CHAD domain-containing protein: MLGLTRGEPLAPVAHIRTRRKRWELLDKNGKVAAELVEDDVEAQTLGENEQMKAWREIEVELVAGGREVFETVERTLGRPSKAPAKLIRLLGERIPKRPKADGVTGYVQQQVEEMRRQDLRIRQDADDAVHRMRVASRRIRSVLQAHRGSRTLKEELRWLGTVLGEARDLEVLYGHLRQSIGELPEELVLGNVRQRLTETFAPREQQARAKVMEALRSKRYFALLNRLETVKLRLNDPKGRLRKTKKRVAKAWRDEANNRGSLHDVRKAAKRARYAAEAAGKEKLARRMKKLTKRLGAHQDSVVARQELRAIGIQSHLDGDNAYTYGLLHGCELHRAENAKKALRRKV; the protein is encoded by the coding sequence GTGCTGGGGCTGACCAGGGGAGAACCGCTGGCACCGGTGGCGCACATCCGTACCAGGCGCAAGCGGTGGGAGCTGCTGGACAAGAACGGCAAGGTGGCGGCGGAGCTCGTAGAAGACGACGTCGAGGCGCAGACGCTCGGGGAGAACGAGCAGATGAAGGCCTGGCGTGAGATTGAAGTGGAGCTGGTGGCGGGCGGGCGAGAAGTGTTCGAGACCGTCGAGCGGACGCTGGGACGGCCGTCGAAAGCGCCGGCGAAGCTGATTCGGCTGCTGGGGGAACGAATTCCGAAACGGCCCAAGGCGGATGGGGTCACGGGGTACGTGCAACAGCAGGTGGAAGAGATGCGCCGACAAGACCTGCGGATACGGCAGGATGCCGACGACGCGGTGCACCGGATGCGGGTGGCCAGCCGACGGATTCGTAGTGTTCTGCAAGCGCATAGAGGGTCCCGCACGCTGAAGGAAGAGCTGCGGTGGCTGGGAACGGTGCTGGGAGAGGCCCGTGACCTGGAGGTTCTGTACGGACACCTGCGACAGAGCATCGGCGAGCTGCCGGAAGAACTGGTGCTGGGCAACGTCCGGCAGCGGCTGACGGAGACGTTTGCGCCACGGGAGCAGCAAGCCCGCGCCAAGGTGATGGAAGCCCTGCGTAGCAAGAGGTACTTCGCGCTGCTGAATCGGCTGGAGACGGTCAAGCTCCGGTTGAACGACCCGAAGGGGCGCCTGCGTAAGACGAAGAAGCGGGTGGCGAAGGCCTGGCGCGACGAGGCGAACAACCGAGGGTCCCTGCACGACGTGCGAAAGGCGGCGAAGCGCGCCAGGTACGCGGCGGAAGCGGCGGGCAAGGAGAAGCTGGCCCGCCGTATGAAGAAGCTGACCAAACGCCTCGGCGCGCATCAGGATTCCGTTGTGGCCAGGCAGGAACTCCGAGCGATCGGCATTCAGTCGCATTTGGACGGAGACAACGCCTATACGTACGGACTGCTGCACGGGTGTGAGCTACATCGCGCCGAAAACGCGAAGAAAGCCTTGCGGCGCAAAGTTTAG
- the crcB gene encoding fluoride efflux transporter CrcB: MTLVLVFVGAMVGAPLRYLTDRTVQVRHDSIFPWGTMTVNVVGCLVLGFLAGLGTTLPSGVAALAGTGFCGALTTYSTFSYETLRLIEQKAYVYAVMNVLISLIAGLGAVFLGYALAA; this comes from the coding sequence GTGACGCTGGTTCTGGTGTTCGTGGGGGCGATGGTCGGCGCCCCGCTGCGCTATCTGACCGACCGGACCGTGCAGGTCCGGCACGACTCGATCTTCCCGTGGGGCACCATGACGGTGAACGTCGTCGGCTGCCTGGTGCTGGGATTCCTTGCCGGGCTGGGGACAACGCTGCCCAGCGGGGTGGCGGCGCTGGCGGGCACCGGTTTCTGCGGCGCGCTGACCACGTACAGCACCTTCAGCTACGAGACGCTGCGGCTGATCGAGCAGAAAGCCTATGTGTACGCGGTGATGAACGTGCTGATCAGTCTGATCGCCGGCCTGGGCGCGGTGTTCCTCGGCTACGCACTGGCCGCATGA